Below is a window of Bacillus sp. (in: firmicutes) DNA.
AAGGAATCGTAATCCCACCAATAATGAGGGGACGTCCTTCCACTAGTTGATGTACGTCAAATCCTTGTCCTATCCGAAACATGTTTTTTGCTCCTTTTTCTTTTTGTTCAAACGTCAGGTAACGAATGGGGAAAGGAGGTTACTTTTCCTTTCTTTTCTCTAAAATCGCTTTAGCAAAGTACAAATCTTCTGGAGTCGTCAGTTTTATATTATCGTAATCTCCTTCAACAATGGCAACAGGATAATGTAAACGCTCCACTAAACTGGCATCGTCTGTACCTACGTATTGTTCTTCTTCCGCTCGTCGGTGTGCCTCTATTAAGATAGACATACGAAAAGCTTGTGGAGTTTGCACCGACCACAAGCTAGATCGTTCGATCGTTTCAACGACTTGGCCATCCATTCCTTTTTTGATTGTATCTTTGACAGGAACGGCCACGATGGCAGCACCTTTATCTTCCGCTTCTTGAACTAGTGCAGCAATAGTTTTATGTTGAATAAACGGACGAGCACCATCGTGTACAAGAATAATTCCATCTTCGCCAACGACTTTTAACGCTTCATACACACTATGTTGGCGCTCTTTTCCACCGTATACGAATCGAATTACTTTACGAATATTGTACCGTTGTAATAACTGACGGAAATACACTTCGTCGTTTGGATGAATCGCTAAAATGATGCCTTCACAATATACATCTTGCTCAAACACGCGTAAGGTATGCACAATAATTGGCAACCCTTCCAGTTCTAAAAATAATTTGTTCTTTCCTGCTCCCATTCGTTTGCCTTGACCTGCCGCTGGAATCACCACTCGATACGTCATAAGCAAACTCCTATTCTCAACAAGATGTTATAATGCTTTTTCTAACAATTTCGGTTTAGCAAATATCATGCGACCTGCCGACGTTTGAAGCACACTTGTTACTAGTACTTCAATATGCTTCCCTATATAATTTTTTCCTTCCTCGACAACAATCATTGTTCCATCATCTAAATATGCAACACCTTGATTGTGCTCTTTTCCATCTTTAATCACTTGCACCGTTAGTTCTTCGCCAGGAAGGACGACAGGTTTGACCGCATTGGAAAGATCGTTAATATTTAATACGGATACGTTTTGTAGCTCACATACTTTATTTAAATTAAAATCGTTCGTCACGACAACACCATTCATGATCTTCGCGAGTTTCACCAGCTTACTATCAACTTCTTGAAGGTCTTCAAAGTCTCCTTCGTATATTTGAACTTCAATCGAAAGCTCTTTTTGAATGCGATTTAAAATATCCAGCCCTCGACGACCTCTGTTCCGTTTTAACACATCTGAGGAATCGGCGATATGTTGCAGTTCTTCTAGCACGAATTGAGGGATGACAATGACACCTTCAAGAAACCCTGTCTGGCAAATATCAGCGATACGACCATCAATAATCACACTTGTATCTAAAATTTTATATTTTTTCGTAGAAGTGTCCATCTCTTCAGATTCCTTTTTCTTATTACGAGTAGGGAGGGAGAATAAATTGATTAATTCATCTCGCTTTTTAAACCCTACTTGGAATCCAACATATCCGAGTAATAACGTTAATAAAATCGGGACAACCGTATTCACAATTGGGATTTGCATTCCAGTGAACGGGAGTCCTAATAAAAAGGCAACAATTAATCCAGATACAAGACCGAGCGTACCAAATAATAAATCGGTAACAGGAGCCTTTACTAACGAATCTTCAAACCATTTGACAAAATCAACAACGTAATCAACCGCCCAAAAAGTTAGAAGATAAAAAATGATAGCACCTAAAATGGCCGTTACATATGTGTTATTAATTAATAAAACATTGTATAACGGTGTAAACAATAACAAATCTGGAATAAGAAAAATACCAAGAGTCCCACCTAAAATGAGGAAACAGGCTTGCACAATTCGTTTTAACATACCCTCACCTCCTTGTAATTCATTATAAACATTTTTTGTCATTTGAAACCTCAAATCCAATAATATTTTATGAATGTAATAAAAAAGAAATATTTTTGTGATATAAGGTTTGAATGTTATATTCAAGTCGTAGTATTTTAGAGTACCACCACCATGAACTGAAGTCAAATTTTTAAATTTTATATTTTAACATAAACCATCTATATTGACAACACATCTCATAGTTGACGGTCCGCAAACGTTTGATCTTTAATTAGCTTTAACCCTTCTTTTATTTTTCGTGCTCGAACTTCTCCAATCCCTTCGACATCATCTAATTCTTCTACGGTTGCTTGCAAAATGTTCGGTAAGCTTTTTAATTTGGTGACTAAGTTTTCAATAATAATTGTTGGTAGCCGAGGGATTTTGTTTAACAACCGATACCCTCTAGGAGCAATCGATTGGTCTAACGGTACGTAGCCTTGATATCCAAGTAGTTTTAATAACACATGATCATCTATCATTTCCGACTTGGCCAGTTCTTGAAAACGGGTTAGTAGTTTGTATGATTGTACATTTCGGTCAAAAGCGTAATCTCGTATCACATGCATGGCTTCTTCTTCTAAATCAACTAACAATTCGTTCATCTGTAATCGTATTAATCGCCCTTCGGTTCCTAGTTCATTTAAATAGCAATTGAGTTCGTTTTTAATGCGTAACACCATCTCAAAGCGGTGTAACACTTGCAACAAATCGCTATAAGTTACTAACTCTTCAAATTCTAATACCGATAAATTAGAAATGCTTTGATCAAGGACTACTTTGTATTTTTCTAAAGTTTGAATGGCTTGGTTTGCTTTTGTTAAAATGACACCTATTTCTCTTAACGCATAACGAAAGTTTCCTTGATATAAAGTTATCACGTTACGTCGTTGAGATATTGCAATAACTAGAGCATTTGTTTGTTTTGCGACCCGATCGGCTGTGCGATGTCTCATCCCCGTCTCCGTCGAAGGGATTGACGGATCTGGAACTAATTGAGCGTTAGCAATTAATATTTTATCTCCCGTCTCATTTAATATAATGGCGCCATCCATTTTTGCTAACTCGTATAAGAAATTGGGGGAAAACGGACAATTAATGTGAAAGCCACCATCAACGACGGATGTTACTTTTTCGTTATATCCTAGTACAATCAGTCCCCCTGTATTCGCACGTAACACATTGTCAATTCCTTCGCGTAATGGCGTACCAGGTGCGACTAGCTGTAGCACATCCGACATATCCCCAAGCCTTTTTTCATCCATAATTTAGCCTCCTAACGTGTATTCCAACGCTTCTACGATCGTGGATACACCGATCACTTGCACCCCTTTTGGTATCGTCCACCCACCTAAATTATTTTGCGGGACGATAATACGATCAAACCCCAGTTTAGCTGCTTCTTGAACCCGTTGTTCGATTCGAGAAACTCGGCGAATCTCACCAGTCAAACCTACTTCCCCAATAATACAATCTTTGGCTCGTGTCGGTTGATCACGGAAGCTGGAGACAATGCTTACGGCAATCGCTAAGTCGATGGCTGGTTCATCTAACTTTAACCCACCTGCTACTTTTAAATACGCATCTTGCTGTTGAAGAAGCATTCCAACCCGCTTCTCAAGTACCGCCATAATTAAGGACACTCGGTTATGATCAATCCCTGTTGCCATTCGCTTCGGGTTATGAAAACTCGTTGGTGCAATTAAAGCTTGTATTTCTACTAATACTGGACGCGTTCCTTCCATTGAAGCGACTACGGTCGAACCAGCAGCTCCATGGGATCGTTCTTCTAAAAAGATTTCCGATGGGTTCTCCACTTCGTCAAGACCAAACTCTTTCATTTCAAAAATCCCCATCTCATTCGTTGAACCAAACCTGTTTTTAACAGCCCGAAGTATTCGATACGAATGGTGCCGTTCTCCTTCAAAATACAACACGGTATCAACCATATGTTCTAAAAGCTTCGGTCCGGCAATGGATCCCTCTTTAGTAACATGTCCAACAATAAAAATAGCAATTCCTTTCGTTTTAGCAATTCGCATAAGCTCGGCTGTACATTCTCTTACTTGGGACACACTCCCTGGTGCAGAGGTGACATCCGGATGATAGATTGTTTGAATTGAATCGATAATTACAAAAGATGGTACCATTTCTTCTATTGTATGAAGGATTGTTTCTAAATTCGTTTCCGAAAACACATAAAGTTCATCAGCATGAATATTTAATCGATTCGCTCTTAATTTTGTTTGTTTGACTGATTCTTCTCCAGAAATGTAAAGCACTTTCTGTTGTTTACTTGCCAATTGGGATGAAACTTGTAACAACAATGTCGATTTTCCAATACCGGGATCGCCCCCAATTAGAACAAGGGAACCTGGAACAACACCGCCCCCTAATACTCGATTGAGCTCCTTTAAATCGGTTTGGATGCGCGGTTCTTCTACTGTTTCGATTGTTTTAATGGAAACGGCTTTGGCAGTCGAAGTAGAAGGAGTATGTAAAAAAGCGCCTTTTTTCCGTCCAACAATTTCAACTTCCTCTACCATTTGGTTCCATGCCCCACATCCAGGGCAACGTCCCATCCACTTTGGGGATTCATAACCGCATGATTGACACATAAATTTTGTTTTTTTCTTTGCCATGGTTTTCTCCTCTCTATGAAATTGTTACCAATAAAAAGAAAAGGGGGACACGTTCCGTTTGTTGACGTGAACCCCCTACATGCCATTACGACACGGAACCAGTTGTTTCCGCTGTTCTCACGACAAATTCCCCATTTTCAACATCGATTACCACATGTTGACCGGTAAGCACCGTTCCTTTTAACAACTCTTCAGAAAGACGGTCTTCCACATGTTTTTGAATGGCACGACGGAGCGGGCGAGCACCGTATTCTAAATCAAACCCTTCTTCCGCTAATTTTTCTTTCGCCGCATCCGTGATTTCTAATTCAATGTTTTGCTCTTTTAATCGTTTTGTTAATTGATTGGCCATCAGTGTGACGATTTGTTTTAAATGTTCTTTCTCAAGTGAATGGAAGACGATAATTTCGTCAATCCGGTTCAAGAACTCAGGACGGAACGCTTTTTTCAGCTCTTCCATCACTTTTCCTTTCATATCATTATATTTTTGATTGTTATCTTGAATATTGAAGCCAACATATTTATTTCGTTTTAGCGCATCTGCACCAACGTTGGATGTCATAATGACAATCGTATTTCGGAAGTCAACCGTTCTACCTTTTGAATCCGTTAGGCGACCATCTTCTAGTACTTGAAGTAAAATATTGAACACATCTGGATGAGCTTTCTCGATTTCATCAAGTAAGACAACAGAATATGGCTTTCTACGCACTTTTTCGGTTAGCTGACCGCCTTCTTCATATCCGACGTAACCAGGAGGTGAACCAACCAAGCGAGAAGTTGAATGTTTCTCCATGTACTCGGACATGTCAATCCGAATCATCGCATCTTCATCACCAAACATTGCTTCCGCTAATGCACGAGCTAATTCTGTTTTACCAACCCCTGTTGGCCCCAAGAAGATAAAGGAACCGATTGGTCGCTTTGGATCTTTTAATCCCGCGCGTGCCCGGCGAACAGCTTTCGCTACTGCTTTTACAGCCTCCTCTTGACCAATAACACGCGAATGTAAAATTTCCTCTAAATTCAATAATTTTTCTGTTTCTGTTTGAGCTAATTTCGATACTGGCACTCCTGTCCAGCTAGAGACAACGTTCGCAATATCTTCAACGGTTACTTCGTTATTTTCTTGTCCTTGTTTTTCTTTCCAAGATTTTTTCGTTTCTTCTAATTCTTCGCGTAATTTTTGTTCGGCATCTCGTAGTGAAGCCGCCTTTTCAAATTCTTGACTTTGAACGGCTGCGTCTTTTTCTTTCCGAATTTCCTCTAACTTCGCTTCGAGCTCTTTTAAGTTTGGTGGTGTTGTAAAGGAACGTAAACGAACTTTGGAACCCGCTTCATCAATTAAGTCGATCGCTTTGTCTGGCAAGAAACGATCGGTAATGTAACGATCGGACAATTTAACCGCTGCTTCAATCGCTTCATCGGTAATGGATACGCGATGATGTGCTTCATAACGATCACGTAAGCCTTTTAAAATTTGGATAGACTCTTCAATAGTTGGTTCATCCACTTGAATCGGTTGGAAACGGCGTTCAAGAGCAGCGTCTTTTTCGATATATTTGCGATATTCATCTAATGTTGTTGCTCCGATACATTGTAATTCGCCACGTGCTAGGGCTGGTTTTAAAATATTAGATGCATCAATGGCTCCTTCCGCACCACCAGCTCCAATTAACGTATGCAACTCATCAATGAATAAAATGATATTTCCCGCTTGACGAATTTCGTCCATCACTTTCTTTAAGCGATCTTCGAATTCCCCACGATATTTTGTACCAGCAACAACTGTACCCATATCAAGAACCATAACCCGTTTATCACGTAACGTTTCTGGTACTTCATTATTGACAATTTGTTGGGCGAGTCCTTCAGCAATGGCTGTTTTACCGACACCAGGTTCACCAATTAACACCGGATTGTTTTTCGTACGGCGACTGAGCACTTCAATGACACGTTGAATCTCTTTACTACGCCCAATAACCGGGTCTAACCCACCTTCGCGAGCAATGGCAGTTAAGTCACGAGCAAGGCTATCTAGTGTCGGGGTATTCACATGAGAAGTCGTATTTCCGTGATGACCGCTTGCCTCATTGCTTCCGAGTAATTGTAACACTTGTTGACGAGCTTTATTCAGACTTACCCCTAAGTTACTTAGAACTCGAGCTGCTACTCCTTCTCCTTCACGAATTAATCCGAGTAGAATGTGCTCCGTTCCAACATAGGAATGACCTAATTTACGTGCTTCATCCATGGATAACTCAATAACTTTCTTTGCTCGAGGGGTATAGTGAGTCGTTTGGGCTGAACTTTGTCCTGTCCCGATTAAATTTTCGACTTCTTTTTGTATTTTTTCTGGACTAAGACCTAAGCCGAACAACGCTTTTGCGGCAATACCTTCTCCTTCACGAACTAACCCGAGCAAAATATGTTCAGTCCCAATATTGCTATGACCTAAACGAATGGCTTCTTCTTGAGCTAATGCTAATACTTTTTGAGCTCTTTCAGTAAATCGACCAAACATCATTAGACAACGACCTCCTATCTCATTTATTTATTGATTTCTAATTGTAGTCTTTCCCGTATTAATGCCGCTCTACGTATATCTCGTTCTTCTGGTCGAAGCGGACCACCTGCGTACTGTTGTAAAAAGTTCGGCTGAGTTAACACCATTAGCTCATTTAAAATATGTTTAGAAACATTTTTTATCATTCCCAAGTCAATGCCTAATCGTACATCAGACAGACATTTCGCTGCTTCTTTCGATTCGATAATTCGACTATGAGCTAAAACTCCATAAGAACGAAAGACACGGTCTTCTAACTGAATCCCCGAAGTTTTGACAAGAGATTCTCTAGCTGCCTTTTCTTGCTCAATAATTTGCTTCACAATACCTGTTAGGTCCTCAACCATATCTTCTTCAGATTTTCCTAATGTAATCTGGTTGGAGATTTGAAAAATATTTCCTAACGCTTCTGTTCCTTCGCCATAAATACCACGGACAACTAATCCTAGTTGATTAAGAGCTGGAATAATTTTATTGATTTGTCTTGTTATTACTAGTCCTGGTAAATGGACCATCACTGATGCGCGTAAGCCTGTACCTACATTCGTTGGACAGCTCGTTAAGTACCCTTTTTCTTCATCATATGAGTAATCAACTTGTTCCTCTAGCCAATCGTCAATAATATTTGCATTTTTTAATGCTTGACCAAGCTGTAATCCAGGTAAAATACATTGTATGCGAATATGATCCTCTTCATTAATCATGACGCTAATATCTTCATCTTCTGATAAAATAACCGCCCCATACGGAGACTCTTCGGCTAAGTTAGGACTAATGAGATGCTTTTCCACTAATACCCGCTTTTGTAACGGTTGAAGCTCTTCCATTTTTAAAAGTTCAAAATTTTTAATCATACGTTTATCGTAAGAGAGTAAAATGTTCGCCACTTGATTGACAACTTTTTCAGCTTCATCTTTGTTAAAAACAGTTGGGAACGAAACATCTTTTAAGTTTCTGGCTAAACGAACTCTCGACGATAACACGATTTCTGATTCGGGTCCTTCTTTTCTCATCCATGAACTTACGGCTTGGTTAATAAAGTTTTCTAGAGACATCTTTATTCTCCTCCCTCTAATTGTTTTTCGAGAGAGCGAATTTCATCGCGAACGATTGCTGCTTTTTCAAATTCTTCCTTTGCAATTAGTTCATTCATTTGTCCTTTTAGTTGCTCAATCTTTTTCTTTATTTGAATGTTTCCACCAGAACGCTTTGGCACTTTTCCATGGTGGACAACATTGCCGCTATGCACCCGCTTTAACAATGGATTTAAATGATGGCGAAATGCATCGTAGCACGAAGCACAACCAAATTTTCCTATTTTCAAAAATTGCTGAACTGTCATGTTACATCTTGGACACTGCATGACATGTTCATGTTGAAATGGATCGTGCTTAGCTTGTTGAAAAACAGAATCTACATTAAAAAGCCCAGCAAGCAAATTGTTAAAGGAGAAATTTTGTGGCGAGAACATAAACATTTCCCCTTTTTCTTGGGCACATGTTTCGCACAGATGAAATTCTGTTTTTTCTCCGTTAATTATTTTTGTAAAATGGAGGGTTGCTGGTCTTTCATGGCATTCTTGACATAACATATAAGTCACCTCTCCACTTAAGTTTTATATTTTAAAGTCGTTAACATCGCCTTCAGCATGCGAGCACGTAACTCATCTCGATGCGGCAAATCAATATATAATACCGTTCGATCCATGATGCTCGACATAATTTTCGCTTCCCTTTCGGATATAACCCCTTCTTCCAACAATCGATCAATCACATTAAGCGCACTTGACTGCGATATTCGATTCTTGACGAGTGACAGCAATTCGTCAATGAGATGGGCTTGGTCGTGAGTTTTCACTTTAATGATTCGGATATAACCACCACCGCCACGTTTACTTTCAACGATATACCCTTTTTCAATGGTAAAACGCGTATTAATGACATAGTTAATTTGTGACGGGACACATTGAAACTTATCTGCAATTTCACTTCTTTTAATTTCAACAATTTCTTCTTTGCTTTTTTCTAAAACGCGTTTTAAGTATTTTTCAATGATGTCAGAAATATTCCTCACCAAACCCCTCCTTCCCTTGACTTTGACTATCTTTGACTATAATTATAATGATTGTTTCTACCTATGGCAAATCATTTGCATTAGTATTATTTCCAATGATATACGAATGAAAACATAGGATTCAGGGCGCATTTTTTACATCTAAAAAAAATCCCCTTGGTGTACATCATTCTTTCGATAACACCAAAGGGATTCTATTTTATATATGATATTCAATAAGTGCACCATTCGTAAATTTAATAATTAGCTCTTGTCCAGAAAGAGACTGATACGTTTCTGCTTGTCCGTATGGCACTTTTAGAGACACCGCTTCATCGCCAATCATAAACTCCACCGTAAACGAATCAACTGCACCGATACAACGAGCGGAAATGACGTTGATATCCTTCTTTTTAATGGTCAATTTTTGACCAATTAAGACAAGGTCATGGTATAAGTTGTTATCTTTTTTCAATTGCTCAACAGTTACACCAAATCGCTTGGCAATTCCCCATAGCGTATCTCCCGCTACCACGGTATACGTTCCTTCTTCGTAATTCCATGCTTGAATCCGTAGTTGTTCTTCTTTTTTCAGAACTTCTTCATCATGATATTCAAGAGGAAGTTCTAGTAATTGTCCAGGATATATCCGGTCATTTTTTAATCCGTTCGCCTTTTGTAATATTTCTACCGGTATCCCTGTCTGTTTAAAAATTCTCCAAAGAGTGTCCCCTTTTTGGACTTGGTAAACGTGACCGTTTTTGGCTAATGATTTGACGATCGATTCTTTTGGTACATAAAGATGTTGACCGACATAAATCATATAGGAGGTTAAGTTGTTTATTTCCTTTAATTGTTTGACGGTCGTATCAAATTTTTTCGACAGTCGATAAAGTGTATCCCCTTTTTGGACACGATATACATCCGTTTGAGCAGCGGCTGATGAGTTATTAACTAACATGCTGCTAACAGAAATACTTGTTGCAAGAGCATATCCAACTATCGCCCGTTTTCGTTGTTTGTACTTCTTTTTACGCTCTTCGGCGATACGCTCTTTTCTTGATTTTGTAATTTTTTCTTTCATATCCATAGTTCCCCCGCAATTCTACAATATTCCTAACCAAATAGAACATTCGTGGGGAACATAAGTTTTAAGGTGTAATAGGGAGAAAAATAAATACTATTTCCTATAAAAAAGAGCCTTGTATAGACGAAAGGCTGATCTTATATAGACTTTTATCCTAAAACATAATTCATTATTCAATAACCATCGTCCAGCCGAACCGATCCTGTTCTTTTCCGTACTGGATATTCGTGATGGTCTTGTAAATTCGTTCGGAAAGGTCACCTGTTTGACAATCGTTAATCAACATACGCTCGTTATTCCAATTTAACTCCCCAACTGGTGAAATAACCGCCGCCGTTCCTGTTCCGAATACTTCCTCCAATTCACCATTGAGATATGCTTGGCGAATTTGTTTCATAGAAATACGCTCTTCTCTGACAGGAACGCCCCAATCGTGTAACAATTCAATTACGGAGTCCCTCGTTACACCTGGTAAAATGCTTCCGTTTAATTTTGGTGTCCAAACTTCTCCATTGATTTTAAAAAAGATATTCATACTGCCGACTTCTTCAATGTATGTCTTCTCTTTCGCATCTAACCAAAGAACTTGATTGTATCCGAGTTGGGCGGCTTTTTGCTGGGCAAGAAGACTGGCTGCATAGTTACCAGACGTTTTTACATGACCGACTCCCCCTTCAACGGCACGAACAAATTCACTTTCTACATAAATTTTTATCGGAGACAGTTGGTCTCCATAGTAAGCTCCCACAGGCGATAAAATAATTAACAACGTATACGTTTTGGACGGCCGAACACCTAAATAAGGTTCCGTTGCAAAAATTAATGGTCTGATGTATAAGGATGTCCCTTTTTCGGATGGAACCCAATCCTTTTCAATTTGAATTAATTGCTGCAAACCTTCTAAGACCAATTCTTCGTCAATCGACGGGATACACATCCGTCGACACGATTGATTCAGACGACGAATATTTTTCTCAGGACGAAATAATAAAATGTTTCCATTTTCTAACCGATAAGCTTTTAGCCCTTCAAAAATTGCTTGGCCGTAATGAAAAACTAAAGCTGAAGGTTCTAGCGTTAACGGTTCGTATGGGACAATTCGCGGGGAATGCCAACCATGCTCTGGATCATAGTCCATTCGAAACATATGGTCTGTAAAGTATTGACCAAACCCTAATGTAGATGCTTCTGGCTTCTCCTTCTTCACTTCTGCTTGCACAAACTCGATTACTTGATTCATCATGCTGATCTCTCCATTCTCATTAGGATTTTTTTAGGTGAAAGAGCTATTCCATTTACTCTCTTTCCTATAGAGTAAACTTCCATCAGTAGGGCGTGTTTCATCCCAACTGATGGTTAGTTGAACCAATAGGGCCTTTACGGGTAGATAATCACCCACCTATCTTCTTTGTTCACTCAGGTTTTAGAGGTGGGGATCTTACTGGCCGTTAAGTGTCGGACAAAAACAAAAAACTCGCCTCGATTGATGCACATACTTGGCACATCAATTGCTGAGGCGAGACTTCGCGGTACCACTCAACTTCTCTGCCATCCTCGCGGAAAGCAGACTCATGAAGTCAATGACTGACTTCTCTTGATAACGGAAGAACCGTTGCTTTATACTTTGACCAATGTCATTTCTAAAGCAAAGCTCCAAGGTGACTTCGCTCGAGAGATAACGTCCATCCTTTCAGCCTACGGGATGGCTCTCTTTTCTCGTTAGAGCTCTCGGCTACTCTCCTTTTCATCACTGATCATATGTAATTTATTAGATGATTTTGAGAAGATTGTAACCACTTTTACTAGTTTAGTCAATATATATTTTTGATTTTTAAAAATATTTTTTATAAGTTATGGTGCTATTGAAAATTGGGTGAGAATTGTTGATTTTTTGTTCGGTTTGGTAGTGTTTGTGCCGTTCAATCAGTTTTTTTATTCGTCTGACGAATACTTCCTTTTAACCGATTTACGACTGTAATATCTATGTGAAGTCAAGGAAAGCAGGCGAACGAGTCATGAAGTCGATAACGGAGTTCATTGAGAAGAGACTTA
It encodes the following:
- a CDS encoding LysM peptidoglycan-binding domain-containing protein yields the protein MKEKITKSRKERIAEERKKKYKQRKRAIVGYALATSISVSSMLVNNSSAAAQTDVYRVQKGDTLYRLSKKFDTTVKQLKEINNLTSYMIYVGQHLYVPKESIVKSLAKNGHVYQVQKGDTLWRIFKQTGIPVEILQKANGLKNDRIYPGQLLELPLEYHDEEVLKKEEQLRIQAWNYEEGTYTVVAGDTLWGIAKRFGVTVEQLKKDNNLYHDLVLIGQKLTIKKKDINVISARCIGAVDSFTVEFMIGDEAVSLKVPYGQAETYQSLSGQELIIKFTNGALIEYHI
- a CDS encoding branched-chain amino acid aminotransferase — encoded protein: MNQVIEFVQAEVKKEKPEASTLGFGQYFTDHMFRMDYDPEHGWHSPRIVPYEPLTLEPSALVFHYGQAIFEGLKAYRLENGNILLFRPEKNIRRLNQSCRRMCIPSIDEELVLEGLQQLIQIEKDWVPSEKGTSLYIRPLIFATEPYLGVRPSKTYTLLIILSPVGAYYGDQLSPIKIYVESEFVRAVEGGVGHVKTSGNYAASLLAQQKAAQLGYNQVLWLDAKEKTYIEEVGSMNIFFKINGEVWTPKLNGSILPGVTRDSVIELLHDWGVPVREERISMKQIRQAYLNGELEEVFGTGTAAVISPVGELNWNNERMLINDCQTGDLSERIYKTITNIQYGKEQDRFGWTMVIE